The genomic stretch ATACGGTCCACGTAAGCACCTCTGTTCAGCGAAGAAGAAGGTGGTCTTCTATGGAAAAGGAAGAGATAGTAAGAGAGACATTAGAACCGCGATATTCGGTTTCTTTAGTTGCAAGAAAGTATAAGTTATATTTCCTCAACGATTGGCATTGACGGTCAGATGATTCGAGATATGCTTCTTGAAGCAAAGGAGCAACGATTTGGTGATTCCAAAGTCTCTTCGACGCAGTTCCTATCCGACAACGGTCCTCAATATATTTCTTTTGCCACTGTGGCTTTTGTTAAAACGCTGGGATTTGAAGTTTGTCATACTCCTGTTTATACTCCGGAGAGAATGGTGTGGCCGAAGCCTTTGTGAAAACATTCAAAAGAGATTATGCTTATGTGAATCACCTAAACCATGCTGAAGAAGTTATGCTGAAAATACACAATTGGATTGACGACTACAATTCCTTTGCACCACATAAAGGATTGAAAATGATGTCGCCGAAAGAAATTGTCGAAAAAGGACTACACAGGCTTTATGATTTTTTAGAGGTAACTATAAAAAGTATTGAAAGAAAAAATGCGAACGTTCTTAATTTAAAGTTAGGCGAAATGGCTACTAAGGAGAATTTAACAGGGATGAGACACCACTTAAAAATCGTATTCGGTATACCGTTTATTTTAATCTCGCTCCAATTGAATGGAGATTCTTTTAAGGATAGGCTTAAAGAAGGGGATCTAATATTCCAAGAAACGCTTTCGGAACAGGGAAAAGCTATTAAAATCGCTACTAAATCAAGATATACTCATGTTGGAATAGTTTTCAAATATAAAGGAAAACTAAAAGTATTAGAGGCTGTAGAGCCAGTAAGAATAACTGAAATCGACACTTTTATTTCGAGAGGAAAAAATAAACATTTCGTAATTAAAAGGTTAGCAAATTCGGAAATGATACTCAACGAGGAAAAAATAAAATTAATGAAGTCAATTGGTGATCAATATCTTGGAAAGCACTATGATATCTATTTTAACTGGTCCGATGAAAAAATTTACTGTACTGAGTTAGCCTGGAAAATATATAAAAAAGCATTGAACATTGAGCTTACTGAAGACAAAAGATTGAAGGATTTCGATCTAAATAATTCAACGGTCGAATATCTGATGAAGAAGAGATACGGAAAAAATATTCCACTCAATGATTTTGTTGTTTCTCCAGCCGATATGTTTTCTTCTAAGAAATTAGAAACGATTGCGGAAATGAATTAAGAGTATTTAGGGCAGGCGTTTCGTGTAACGTTAAAAATTGGAATTAGCTTATGTCATATCTTTCTTATCTTAAATCGAACGTTAGATTCGCTTTCTTGATTTTTATAGGAGTTGTTACTTGCATTGCACGCAAGCCCATTTTGTGGAACATACCTATTCATTATCCGAAATCAGATCTTGTAATGTTACGTCACTTTAATTCTGGAATTCGAAGGATTGACGGGATCGAACTTGCGTCTAAATACATGGATAGTACGGATATCGCGATTATTCCCGGCCGTCATACAATTAATATTCAACCCGAAATGTGGGTCTCAACTTTTCCCGGAGGAAAACATCTCGAAGAGGTCAAGGCGGTGAGTTTTGATGCTAAACCTGGGGACGATGTGTATTTGTGCCTTGGTCTTAGAGATTCGAGTGAATGGAGTCCGTATGCAGTAATCGTACGTTCTGGTACGAATCCTACTCAGCAATTATTACTTGCCATGGAAAAAAATGGCGGTTGCGTTTCTTCGAGCAAAACTTTACCCATGTTTTGGACTGACCCTTGAAAGAGGGAGTTGCTTAGTTTTTCACAAAACCACTTTACGGCCTTTCTTAAAAGAATGAGATTAAAATCGATTTTGAGAACGGCTAAATAACTATTTTCTTTAATTTTCAACCTGTTTTAACGGTTTGAAAAGTTTGAATCCAAGCAAATGTTCTCGCAACGACCCATCGAAATTTAGGGTCGAATATTTCAGGATTTATTATTTCGGAATTCAATATCGAATTTTCATTTTCCTTAAATTGTATTTAAATGCTTATTCAATTTATGCATTTTAGCGAGACTATATCTCGGATTTAGAGAGTCTTTTATTCCAATCAATTCGATAGTTAAGGAATGTCGAAGCGAGCCGCTTTGAATCCGGGGTTCTGGGTTGGGAGATTGAAATCAAAATTGCGCTTAATCGATCAACTACCCTAAATCTTTTCACACGAATAGGCAAGTAGAAATGAAGCCAGTATCTCAAAGACTAATTAGTTTTCGCTCATCAAACGGAGGCTTGAAAAGAACCTCCTTACGGAATCTTAAACAACGGCAAAAATCAGTTAGCTGAAAAGGGATCCGGGCTTTCTAAAGAGGATTATCTTATCCTCTTTTAAGTATACTTGATTTCGCTGAGCAATTTTTAATTTTAGAAATAAATTTCAATTTAGATAGGAATTGCCTCCTAACCTAAGTTGGATATTTTTCTTTGGATAAAGCATAAAATTTGCATATCTTGAAATTCTTTCCTAACTAGCATGTTAAAACGAATAATCTATCCTCTTAAGATATTAGCTTAATAGAGATTAGAACAAATAGATAAAAGAATCATAAATATCATAGCTAAGATCCGCAGAATGAATCCTCTTTCCTTTTCTCATTTTTTTTATTTCATCTTACTGTCAAATCTTTGCATTGTTTCAATTCACGCAGAATCAAATTTCGGAAACCGGTTAGAGCAAAAAACAAAAAAAATACTTTCGATCGTTGCAGAGGAACACTATTTACGAGATTCTAAAATTCGTTCTGGCTTTTCAGAAATCGTTAAAGAGTCATTTTTAACAAGTTTGGATCCACATGGAATTTATTTCACACAGAAAGACATATCTGAACTAAATAAATATGACTTTCAAATCCATTCGCGAGATCGTATCCGAATTTCACCGTTTTTGAATGTAGTTGCTGTAGTATATAAAACTAGACTTATTGCGAGTTTAAAGTATTTAGAGAAATTAAAAAGGAATCGTTTAAATTCACTTTCTGAAGGGAATATTGAATTTTATAGACGAAGAGAAACAGATTTTCCCGTTGATGAGGAGGCAAGGAGAGAGCGTTGGAACCGTTATTTTAGATATAACTTGCTATCCTTCGAATTCGACTTGAATTATTCCTCTACCGCCAACGGACTGAAAAGTATTTCAAAGCAAAAATTCACGAGTTCTGTCGCTAGCAAATTAAGAAAATCGATTCAGAGTGTTTTGTATCCAACGAGCGGTAATTACGATTCATATATGGATTCACAATTTCTGAATGCCATGCTAAAAGTTTACGACCCTCATAGCTATTATTTATCCTCTTCTGAAAAAAGGTACTACGATCGGATCAATTCTTCCGAAGACTATTATTTCGGAATAACCTTAGTAGAGAATAATTTCGGTTATGCGGAAATCAAAGATGTTATACATGGAAGTCCCGCCTGGAAATCGGCGAATATTCACTCGGGAGATAGGATTTTGGGAATCCGAGTCACATCCAAAAATCGAACCTTAGATACTTCCAATTACTCGGTCGATGAAATGGAATCGTTTCTTTCCGAAATAGGGAATGGAACTTCACTATTTAAAATCAGAAAGAAAGACGGGCGAATCTTGTCCGTTTCAATGCAAAAAGAAAAGAGTGTATCTAATGAGAATGCCGTCACCGGATATTTTTTAAAGGGAAAATATCGAATCGGGTATTTGTACCTTTCCAGTTTTTATACTAATTTTGATACTGATTCGAAAGGTTGTGCCCAAGATATTGCAAAAGAAATATATAAATTAAGGAAAGAGAATATACAAGGCTTAATCCTAGACTTAAGGGATAACGATGGCGGAAAGTCTTTCGAAATGAAACAGGTTGCGAACATTTTCATCGACATCGATCCTTTTCTTGGAGGTGATACTCCATTGTTTCGGGAGAAGAAATCTTTCACCGATCATCATCTTTATGATATTGCCACAGATTCTGAATATAGTTCTGGCGGTGCTTTATACAACGGGCCATTACTCATCCTATTGAATGGAGGCAGTGCCTCTGCATCGGAGGGGCTGGCTTCGATATTACGAAGTTACGACCGAGCTATCATCGTGGGTGGAATAAGTTTCGGAAAGGCTTCATCGCAATTGCCTTTTCCTTTGAAGGGCAATGCGCAGAATTCCGATTTTATATTCTTAACCACCAATATGTTTTTTAACGTAAAAGGAATCACTTACCAACAAGAAGGAATAATTCCGGATATCTCGTTACCTTCACTTTCCGATCTCTATGACAAGGAATCTAATTTGCCTTTTTCCATCCCAAAAGAGACACTCGACGCACAAAAAGAATTGGGAGATAAAATGAATTCTTTCAGAGTCGATGTCGCTCGTTTGAGCGAAATGAGCAGAGATAGATTAAAACATAATCAAAATTTTTCGTTGATTCAAACCCTGATACGAAGATACCGAAAATTGAAAATTTCAGTCGAACAACTTCCATTAAATTCAGAGGAATATTTCAAAATTAAAGCCGACCTAGAAAGATTTAAACAAGACTTGGAATTCGCGACTCAAAATAGAATAAGTGTGTTTTCTGTGGAAAGTCTTACTTTCGATCAAGTCTTGGAAAAGATTGATCCTTTTATTATGAACCTTCGATCGAAAGAAAAAAAACAAATAGAAAGGAGTATATATATCGACGAGGCTTATAAAATTATGTGTGATTATTTACAATTGTCTAAAAAAGAAGAAGAAAAATGAAAACGATTTCGAAAATCCTCTATGTTCTACTGAGCATTTACAGTTTTATTTTTGTAAACTCTATACTCGCCAAAGACTCCGCCCTCGAACATATGGACGAACTTATCTTCTTAACCGAAGGAGTTGCAAAGGAGAGTTTAAGATATATTCAACTCATTGCAAAACCCGATCCACCTCAGCCTGCAAACAATTCAATATCAAAGATAGTAGACCTAGTCGAACAAACGGAGAAAAGAGTTCAGGTGACAACACCATTTAAAGAAAATGAAAGTTTCAAAAATGCCGTGATGAATTATCTTTCCGGCATTTCTCTTCTATTTTTGGTGAGGTACAGTCCATTTGAACAGTTGTTGTTCGATGCGAATAAAAATAAGTCATCTGAATATAAATTGAGTTATTTATTAACAAAACGAGAAGCGAGCACGGTTTTGTACACGAATGAACAAATATTTTTAGAAGCCAAAAATAAATTCGCAATCGAAAACAATGTTCATTATTTAGAGAAAGAAAACGCCAATTCATTCCGTTTGAGAAACGCCGCCGAAGCATTGAATTACCATGAAAATCTATATGTAGAGAATTTTTATATTTATCTAACAGAAGCACATCTCCTATATGCGATTCAATCCGAAAACGTGATTGATATCGAAAAGAGACGTCTTGCGCTGATCCAACTTTCTGATCATATGTTCTCAATATTAGAAAAACATCCTGTGTATAAAAACGACGGCAGCTTGATTTTAAGTTATAGAAAGAATTTGGCATTTTACCAAAAAGAATCTACCGAAGACGTTCCTTTTTTTGTAGAATTGATTCTTCAAAAAGAACGTTTTAATCGATTTAAAAAGAGATTCGGTAAAATGAGCCGCAGTGAAAAAACGAAAGAAGATTTGAATCAATATAAGGAGCTACAAGCAGATTTGGTCCAACTAATCCAGAAATGCGATCAAATTGAGAAAAGATTGAAAACGGAAAGATCTTTATTGCGTATCCAATGGGAAAAAGCAAACAAGGAATTTCTGATTAAATTTGTATTATAATTAGGAGAACGAAATCGATATTTGCAATCAGTCATAAATAATCAATCGTTGTAAAAGGAGTATAAAAGCTTGAATTCGCAGATATATTTGAACGAAATTATTTTATGAGAATGACGCAACGGGAATTATAGGGTTTCGTTTTGACGCGAGCACTCTCTTTTTTTCGCTTTAGTTTCAAGTGATAGCTAAAAAATTTAATATACAAGACGCTCGAATTACTAGTGACTTTGGAAGCTTAATTGATGACGAAAAAGAGGTAGGGCGAGCCGCATATGCACAGAGAAGTAATCGGTTTTATAGAACGAATTTCAAGTAGGGATCAGTCTTTTGGGTGGATTCCCAGTTTGACACTTTATTTATTTCGAAATCGATTCGAAAAAAAGAATTTAGAAAACCTATCTGAACTTTTTTTTCATTCTCGTATTTCAAAAACCGAAATCGCCAAATAGGAAGAGGAATTCAAAAGCATTGTCAGGAAAAATTAAAAAAAACTGTAAGTAAATCCTTTGATACAGAATGAATGCACAACTTTCTTTAGTTATATAGAATTTCAATAATTTAAAATTTGTTCTTGTATTCATTTATCATGGAACTATTTTTAAATCAATCATCATTCATTACAATTTTCTGAGGAGAAATAACGATATGGAGATTTCAACCACCGCGCCGAATCAGCGTATTTTTGATGCAGAGCAACTCGTCCGCTTTTCTGATGAAAAAGCCACTGTGACGGAAGTCGCAGTCACTTCGCTTTCGAGTATAGCCGTTTGGGGCGTACGACCAGGTCAGGAAGTTCCAGCTCATACACATCCAGACGGACAAGACACTTGGATTGTTCTGCGCGGGTCACTAACTTATTTTCTCGGCGGAGGGCAAAGTCGGACGATTTCAGCCGGTCAGATTGATATCGCAGTACCGAATCAAATTCACGGAGCCAAAAATCTTGGAAATGTGGACGCTGTTTTTTTGTCTATCTACTCGGCACCAACCCTTTCGGTCGTTCCTGCTTTACTCTGAGTAAGCTGTTGGAACGTGAACGAAAGGCGTTATAAATCAGTCTTATTATCTCAATCGATGTCATTTCAGGAAAACTTGCATTGTAACAAAAAGACCTTTGAGGATAACGACAATACCTGTATGTAGGAGATGAGAAAGTATAGTGTTCGAAAAAATTAAGACTCAAACCGAGGGGCAAAGATAAGAATTGAATCTATCAGTAGTAAGAACTTTTACAAAATCTCTTTTTGAGAATCGTAACTTGAATCTTCCCTACAGTAAATTTACACTATATCAATTTGAGAATATTTTTTTAAAGTTATAGTCATCTGGTCTGTCTTTCCACATGAAGAATGGACTAACGTAACTTCTTTTAAATAATCAAAGTATCAGAATCACGATTTATACTTCGATAATTTAAATTTAAAAGTTGCTCTGAAACAGGATGCGGATTTATATATTTTATGTTAAAATTAAGCTATAAACCTGTTAACGAATCCAACTGGACTGATTTGGAAAAACTTTTTGAAAGCAAAGGTGGACCCCACAATTGCTGGTGCATGGTATGGCGAAATATGGAAGAAACGACTGACCGAAATAGCAAAGCCGACAAGAAAAAATCTCTTATTAGCTATATGAATCGTAGAATCCCTATAGGAATACTTTGTTATAATGATACGGAAGCAATTGCCTGGTGTTCGATCGGACCAAGGGAAAGTTATCGAGAATTATCCGGAGACAAAGCGTTGATTGATGTATGGTCTTTGGTTTGCTTTTTCATTAAAAAGGAATACAGACAAAAAGGTATTACAGAGGAATTTGTTAATCACGCAACAATATATGCCAAGGAGAATGGAGCAAGGTATCTTGAAGTTTATCCTGTTGATCCAGATTCACCGAGTTATCGTTTTATGGGTTTCAAACCAACATTTGATAGATTAGGTTTTGTATTTAAGCACAAAGCCGGGCAACGAAGAAACGTTATGACGAAGGCTATCTGAAAAATTCATTGGAAATTGCAAAAGTGTGAACCAATTTCCCGTTGGAGACAAAAGATAACGTCGAATAATTAGTTCTCTTACTTACTATAGGTGACCCGCATTATGAGTGACTTCGCAATCTTTCTCAAAACCGTTTAGGATTATTGATCCCCTTATGGATGTAACAATACCTATGAAAATAGCCTAAATGTTGCATAAGCAATTACATGAATCCAAAAAAAAGAAGTGAAAATAAAAAATAAGGGGAATTGAATATATATGCTGTTGGGTTTAAAAAATTCCGTTTACATTGAATTTGCAAAAAACTACCCGGTATCATTCCCATTGTAAAAAAATAGAAATTGAATCACCATAAAACATCATGTTTTCCGATTCCCCTTGCGAGAGGCCTTACTCATGGATACTTCTACACTCATTCATTTCCCGGTTGATTCAAAATTTCCCCGAATCAAATCCGATGAATGCCTGAATCATGCAGGCATTCTCGTCGCACTCTTTGACGATCCGGGTTATTGGTATCAGCTCGTTGGGAGATCCGAATTTTGGGATAGAACCAACTTGAGTCGGAAAAGATTGCAGTTCTACGAAATCTATATTGGTCTTATCGTTGGTATCCTCAATCTCTGGTCATCCAGATTAATAATAATAGGCGAACTCAAGAATCGGCAATTATTTGTCTCGAGAACCCGGGAATCCAATAATCAGGAGCTTGGTTATTTTGAGAATTCACTCTTTAGAATATGTGAGAAGAATCGCGAGTTATCATATGAAGATTTATTAGACACCTTTATTCAACCTCATAAAGATTTGCGGCGTTTTTTCCAAAGTTTTAATCGATCTCTGATTCGGGATTACGATTCATTATTTGCGACGGTAGGCTTGGCACAATGGTTCATCGATAGTGGAAAGAAAGTGGTTGAAGCTGACGAAACCTCCACTTTGAATTCTTTATCGCCCGATTACCAATCGAATCAGGAGTTTGTTTTTTATCGGACTTTGGATTCAATTATGATGAAAACAGAGTCGTTCGTATTAAAACAAAGGTGGTGTAGATTGTTTTAACGCGCGGAGTGGAACTGTTTTTTTGGTCACCGGACGTTATTCTCTCCCAGTTAGTTCGAGATGAAAGAGGGGATAACATAAGAGCGAACTTTCTATTCGCAAAAGCCTGTTTTGCATTGGCCGAGGAAAATTCCCCTTTTCGCAAAATACAAGTTACGAGTCAAATCGGCGATGAGATTTTTTCCGAAGGTAACAAGCATTGAAGCACAATAAAATTATAGATAGACCTTTCAGAAAACGTGTAGTTTATATTTTCATTCTATAGAATAAAAACACGAATCTCCAAAAAAAGGACCTATCCCTTTCAACCTTCCTAAAACCTGCAAAAAGCAGACCCATCCATTCCTGCCGGAATGGTCTTGGGTTGACCGTTATGATTTTAAACTTTCAATAAAAATGAAGATACTAAAATCTGTGAATATGAATTCGAAAAGTCTATTCGGCCAAATATTCATATTATTTTTCCTTGCTGATTGTACGACTACTCAGATCGGTAATGGATACACAACAAGATCGAAAATAGTGGCCTTCTCCAGACCGGACAGTAAAAGTACTATTGTATTTGAAATAAAGGAAAATTCGAAATTTACAATTTTAGATAGGATCTCCTCAAAAGAGTCCAAACATCCGGTGGATTGGCTGAAAATAAAAAATGAAAATCAAATTGGATTTATAGAATACAATAAGAATAACTCGTCTCTAATTTTTCTAAATTTAGAAAAACCTAAGTATGGACTCGTTGTTGCGACATCCTTGTTCGTAAGGAATGAGCCAACGGTTGATAGCAGGCCCATTGAGAAACTTGCAACGAAAGCGATAGTTGAGATAACGGAAGATAGCGAATCATCAATCTCCGTAAATGGTAGAAGAGGATATTGGGTAAAGGTAAAGACGAAGTCTCAAAATGTGGGTTTCGTATTTTCTCCATTCATTATGGTCAAAGATTCGATCGAAAGCTTATCATCGCTTACCGATTTCGAAACGAATGAAACGGGTTGGGCTTACGTTAAGAATTCACCAGAATCCATCTATTTAATGAATCATAATATTCTAAAAAGAAGTAAAAATAACCAAATATACGAAAATCAATACTATCTGATTCAATCTAGATTTGTAACTAAAGACGGAAAAGTATTTTTCAGGCTTCAAAAACAAGAAGCAAGTTTGGAGGACTGGTATTCCGAACTTAAAGTTACAAAAATTGCTGATTGCTACGTTCCTGCGGAAAGTATAATTTTATCGAACAAATATGCCCCTTTGTATGCGCGGACTCAAGATTTTGATAGGAAAAAAACCAAAATTTATGAATTTCTAAGCCATGAGGTGGACGATGACATTGATCCTCAATATTCGGATATTGACTATTTTGAATGGAAAAAAAGAAAATTCCATGTAATAAGAGCGACTGAAAAATATAAATATGATGAATGCAGAGGTTGTTTTCAACCGGAAGCATTTAATCTTGTATTTGTTTTAGAAGAAAAAGGAAGTTCGTTTCAATTGATTTTTAAGGCGGCAGGATCACGAAGTGCTTCTTTCTACCAATTTGATCGTCCCAGGATCATCATAAATGATAGTCCTCCACCGGAAGGAGATGATTCCCCAAGCAAGATTATTTCTTCTGAGTTTGTATTTAATGGAAAGGAGTTTTTATTAATATCGAATCCGAATCATTAGAATCACAGTATTTGATTCGGTTTATACTTGTACTGACTGGGCAAGTATGTTCTCATGAAGAAGTGAAAAAAGTTACAAATTCCAAATCTCACGTTTTGAAAATATTCTGAGTCTTACCTAAAATTTCAATTATACGAAACGAAACAGAGACGATCGATTTTATTTATTTTTATCGGGGAAGTTTATCGTAAGTTCTACAATTCAGATTGAAGCGTCGATTCAGTATCGCTAATCTTTTTCAGCAATGTTTATCCTGTGTTATAAAAATATTTTATTCTAAATAGAATAAGCTTCAAAGAAAGACTCGATCCGATTTCTCCCCTTCTTTTTGGCAGAGTATAGAGCCTGGTCCGCACCTTCTAATAATTGAATCGAGGAAGTTTCGTCTGAAGCCAGAATGCTATGTACGCCGGCGCTTATCGTAACGCGTGAACACTTTAGATGGGGAATATTTAAATTAAATATATTATTTCGTAAAATTTCTGCTATCTGTTGGGCTTGAACTAGAGATGTATTTCCTAATAATAAAATAAATTCTTCCCCACCGAAACGGCAGGCTAAGTCGCTTGGACGTCGGGCAAATTTTCCAATCTCCCTACTGACCTTTTGTAAACAATGATCTCCTTGTATATGACCGAATGAATCATTGTAATTCTTAAAATAATCTATATCAATTAATACTAAGCTAATATATTGCCGATTGCGGAGGCTTCGTAGCCACTCTCTACGGAAGTGCTCATCAAAGTGTCGACGATTTGATAGATTTGTTAAAGGGTCTTTTATGGAAAGCTCAAGGACTTTATCTTCCGCTATTTTTCGAGCGGTAATTTCATTGTGAGAAACTAAATAAAATTCTCCTTCTGGGGTGATCAGGCGGTTGATTGTCATATTGAACCATCGTGTTTCAGTTGGAGAATGACAGGGATAGTCGCTTGTAAAGCTATCAACTTGTCCTTGTAAGACATTTCGGATTCCGCTCGCCGTAGTCAATATGTCTTCTTTATTAGGAACTTCGCATACATTGAGATAATTTTTCCCAATCCAATCATAATCTTCGCTTAGGCCGTTCTTTCTGCCGAATTCAATCCACGCTTTGTTTACATATTTGATTTCACCTGTTTTATCTATAACAGCCAATTGACTGCATAAAGAATCCAGAAGCGAATTTAGAAAATCTGTTGAAAGCGGTCCCATATAGTATTCGGAAGAGTAATCATACTCCGAATATCTAAGACGGACACTTTACTAGGAATACACTAAACTTAGTATTTTCTGATTTCAGCTTTCGAAGGTCTAAACTTGTATTAAAAATTAGAACTTCGAAAAGCCAAAAATACACATTCTTGTTATTTATTTCGCAATATAAGGTGAATTCAATTAAAAAGGTGAAAAGTTATTTCTATGTGACTGTCTTTTTGCACCGGGTTTCGAAAATGATTCGATTGTGCCCTTAAACTTCGGATAAAAGTGTCATTGAGAAAAACTACAGTGTGGAGGACAAAAGCGTAAGTTTTAAAGCTTTCCTGTCCTTTCTGTTTCCAAAAAAAAATGAGTTTCGGGGCCATTTTCCACTGAAAATAACTAATATAAATTTTACGGGACTTTCGTCTTAGAAAAATAGCATTGGCTATCTTCCTTTGAACCCATTGATAAATCTTATTTCGAGATCAGCTTCTCACAGTTCAAAACCCCAAGAGAGTTCGTTCTATTTGATTCTTAGGTCGCGCGATAAGTTAAGAATTGGTTCCGTAAGTTAAAATAATAAAAATATTGAATGAGACTTCAAATTTTATAGAAACCAACGCTTCTGAATTTTAAATTCATTCTTACGGAGCCCCCATAACCAAGCTCCTAATATGATTATGATTCCCACTATGATTCCGATCGGATTTTTATATCAAGCGGAGATCCAAATGAGAATTTGACCTCTAAATCGGACGCCTTCAAGGGTACGATCCATAAACTTTGCTATGTAACGTCCGAAAGGAAGAGGAATCATTTTTCCCGATTGGCGCAATGCATTCAGAATACTGTTATCGAGATCGGTACGGAAGAGGAACAAGCGCACTCGTTAGCGATTGAAGTTCCCAGAAGGAATATGTGGAAAGAATACTTTCGATACTATCCACAGCCAACGTCGCTGGATGGCTTTGGTGAAGTACTAACTTTTCTTTGCGAGTGAAATGATTCCTTTTAATTGGACTCCGAAAATTTAGATAAAAAATAAAAGATCTAATTGAATAGAAAAAATCGAACTATGTTTTTACCAAAATTAGATTCCCACTCTGTTTAGGGAGTAAATTCAAATATAACTAAGAGAATCGCAAGGGTTGCATTCTTCAATCGAGCCAGTTTATTCTATAAACTCTTTATTCTTTTCCATTCTCCATTTCTAAGTAAGGCTTTGTTCGTCATTCGTTGAATCGATCAGTCTCTACCATAAGCGGACTGTTTATC from Leptospira stimsonii encodes the following:
- a CDS encoding integrase catalytic domain-containing protein, with translation MQESISYISSTIGIDGQMIRDMLLEAKEQRFGDSKVSSTQFLSDNGPQYISFATVAFVKTLGFEVCHTPVYTPERMVWPKPL
- a CDS encoding YiiX family permuted papain-like enzyme, which produces MRHHLKIVFGIPFILISLQLNGDSFKDRLKEGDLIFQETLSEQGKAIKIATKSRYTHVGIVFKYKGKLKVLEAVEPVRITEIDTFISRGKNKHFVIKRLANSEMILNEEKIKLMKSIGDQYLGKHYDIYFNWSDEKIYCTELAWKIYKKALNIELTEDKRLKDFDLNNSTVEYLMKKRYGKNIPLNDFVVSPADMFSSKKLETIAEMN
- a CDS encoding carboxy terminal-processing peptidase, whose amino-acid sequence is MNPLSFSHFFYFILLSNLCIVSIHAESNFGNRLEQKTKKILSIVAEEHYLRDSKIRSGFSEIVKESFLTSLDPHGIYFTQKDISELNKYDFQIHSRDRIRISPFLNVVAVVYKTRLIASLKYLEKLKRNRLNSLSEGNIEFYRRRETDFPVDEEARRERWNRYFRYNLLSFEFDLNYSSTANGLKSISKQKFTSSVASKLRKSIQSVLYPTSGNYDSYMDSQFLNAMLKVYDPHSYYLSSSEKRYYDRINSSEDYYFGITLVENNFGYAEIKDVIHGSPAWKSANIHSGDRILGIRVTSKNRTLDTSNYSVDEMESFLSEIGNGTSLFKIRKKDGRILSVSMQKEKSVSNENAVTGYFLKGKYRIGYLYLSSFYTNFDTDSKGCAQDIAKEIYKLRKENIQGLILDLRDNDGGKSFEMKQVANIFIDIDPFLGGDTPLFREKKSFTDHHLYDIATDSEYSSGGALYNGPLLILLNGGSASASEGLASILRSYDRAIIVGGISFGKASSQLPFPLKGNAQNSDFIFLTTNMFFNVKGITYQQEGIIPDISLPSLSDLYDKESNLPFSIPKETLDAQKELGDKMNSFRVDVARLSEMSRDRLKHNQNFSLIQTLIRRYRKLKISVEQLPLNSEEYFKIKADLERFKQDLEFATQNRISVFSVESLTFDQVLEKIDPFIMNLRSKEKKQIERSIYIDEAYKIMCDYLQLSKKEEEK
- a CDS encoding cupin domain-containing protein, producing MEISTTAPNQRIFDAEQLVRFSDEKATVTEVAVTSLSSIAVWGVRPGQEVPAHTHPDGQDTWIVLRGSLTYFLGGGQSRTISAGQIDIAVPNQIHGAKNLGNVDAVFLSIYSAPTLSVVPALL
- a CDS encoding GNAT family N-acetyltransferase yields the protein MLKLSYKPVNESNWTDLEKLFESKGGPHNCWCMVWRNMEETTDRNSKADKKKSLISYMNRRIPIGILCYNDTEAIAWCSIGPRESYRELSGDKALIDVWSLVCFFIKKEYRQKGITEEFVNHATIYAKENGARYLEVYPVDPDSPSYRFMGFKPTFDRLGFVFKHKAGQRRNVMTKAI
- a CDS encoding SH3 domain-containing protein, yielding MNSKSLFGQIFILFFLADCTTTQIGNGYTTRSKIVAFSRPDSKSTIVFEIKENSKFTILDRISSKESKHPVDWLKIKNENQIGFIEYNKNNSSLIFLNLEKPKYGLVVATSLFVRNEPTVDSRPIEKLATKAIVEITEDSESSISVNGRRGYWVKVKTKSQNVGFVFSPFIMVKDSIESLSSLTDFETNETGWAYVKNSPESIYLMNHNILKRSKNNQIYENQYYLIQSRFVTKDGKVFFRLQKQEASLEDWYSELKVTKIADCYVPAESIILSNKYAPLYARTQDFDRKKTKIYEFLSHEVDDDIDPQYSDIDYFEWKKRKFHVIRATEKYKYDECRGCFQPEAFNLVFVLEEKGSSFQLIFKAAGSRSASFYQFDRPRIIINDSPPPEGDDSPSKIISSEFVFNGKEFLLISNPNH
- a CDS encoding sensor domain-containing diguanylate cyclase: MGPLSTDFLNSLLDSLCSQLAVIDKTGEIKYVNKAWIEFGRKNGLSEDYDWIGKNYLNVCEVPNKEDILTTASGIRNVLQGQVDSFTSDYPCHSPTETRWFNMTINRLITPEGEFYLVSHNEITARKIAEDKVLELSIKDPLTNLSNRRHFDEHFRREWLRSLRNRQYISLVLIDIDYFKNYNDSFGHIQGDHCLQKVSREIGKFARRPSDLACRFGGEEFILLLGNTSLVQAQQIAEILRNNIFNLNIPHLKCSRVTISAGVHSILASDETSSIQLLEGADQALYSAKKKGRNRIESFFEAYSI